From Halanaerobium saccharolyticum subsp. saccharolyticum DSM 6643:
ACTTAAAACAGCCAAGGCAGTCAGCAATTTCTTTTTCTTTTAACAATATTTCTTCGACTTGAGTATTATTGTTTTTTAATTCTTCTTTTATAATTTTTGAAATTTGATTTAAAGAAAGACCATCCAACTCTTCTCCATTTAAAATTAATGCTCTCATTTTTTTCTCCTTTTAAAAGCCATCAAACTACTGTTTTCTTTTTTCTAACCAACTTACTGCAAAGTCAACCATTTCTTTTTGATCAAATAACTTTGCTTCTGTCAGACCAGTTCGGGCAGTACTGTATTGGTATTTTGATTCATACTCGCTGCCAATTGCTGAAAAGAGATCATCATTAAATTCAATATCCTGATATTTTGCCCATATCTTTTTTCCATTTTTAATTATTGGGGAACCAAAGATTTTTATTCTAAGATCGTGGTCAGCCCGATATTCTGCAAGATGAAGAGATGTGTTACTGTCATGACCGACTCCGATTAATAGTGCTTTCCCTTTTCTTTCATAAATTTTGGCTAAAGGCGAGTTGTCTCCTAGAGCGTAATCTAACTTATGATCAGCGGTAATAGCTTTAGCTTCTTTGCCCCAGGCAGAAAATGAAAGGCAGGGATGATCACTTCTGATAACATCAGGAAATTTGCGAAAAATTTCCGGAGTAACCCCTAAACCTCGAGTCGGGGTTATTTCTGGTCTGTAAGCAGGCATTTCTTCTCTGATTATTTGATACCATGATTCTGGCACAGGGGGATTTTCCCAATATTTAGGTTCTGAATAATCTCCACTGTGGGCTGGCATAATTAATGTACCTTCCTTTGTTATAACTTCCTGCAGAGCTTCAATTAAAGCAACCGCTCCTCCACAGACCCAGCCTAGTTTGCTGAGTGCAGAGTGAACAATTACTACCTCTCCTTCTAGATTTAGCTGTTTTAAGTCCTTAATTAATGATTTTTTTGTAATTGGTTCTTTAGATTGTTTTATCAATTTTTCTTCTTTCACTTTTCTTTCCTCCTATTATCTAATTATTTATTTCTTAATTTTAATCCAGCTGATTACTCTATCAAATTCAAATCCAAGTGAATAAAATAACTTTTTTGCCTTTAAATTATTTTGTTCAACATTTAAAAATACATCATTATTGTTTTTTCTTTTATCTTCGATCAATTTTTTTATAATCAGCCGAGCAAAGCCCCTTTTTCTGAAAGCCTTTCTGACATGAATAAAACCAACTGCGCCATCATCATGAGTTAAGCCCCAGGCTGCAAGTTCTCCCTTAATGAAAATTCCAGCAGAGCAATCTGCATCAATTCTTTCTCTGATATATGGCTTAGAGGTGAATTTCTGATAGTGAGAGTGATCAAATATAAAATCGGCATCATCTGCTTTTAGTTTTCTAATTTTAATTTCTTCTATATTTTCTGTATCTTTTTCTTTGATTTCTGTTTT
This genomic window contains:
- a CDS encoding aminoglycoside N(3)-acetyltransferase, with protein sequence MKEEKLIKQSKEPITKKSLIKDLKQLNLEGEVVIVHSALSKLGWVCGGAVALIEALQEVITKEGTLIMPAHSGDYSEPKYWENPPVPESWYQIIREEMPAYRPEITPTRGLGVTPEIFRKFPDVIRSDHPCLSFSAWGKEAKAITADHKLDYALGDNSPLAKIYERKGKALLIGVGHDSNTSLHLAEYRADHDLRIKIFGSPIIKNGKKIWAKYQDIEFNDDLFSAIGSEYESKYQYSTARTGLTEAKLFDQKEMVDFAVSWLEKRKQ
- a CDS encoding GNAT family N-acetyltransferase, which codes for MLKNKIINQLNKNRAKNISMIGIIENYGLESNLEFGDSLLITVRTDQLWCYISSNSRNELIELLKKFENRTAYFASIESWMIPAISQNRKIEWELKTERLILPEKLKLAKKVELISSAKKDTENKKTEIKEKDTENIEEIKIRKLKADDADFIFDHSHYQKFTSKPYIRERIDADCSAGIFIKGELAAWGLTHDDGAVGFIHVRKAFRKRGFARLIIKKLIEDKRKNNNDVFLNVEQNNLKAKKLFYSLGFEFDRVISWIKIKK